In the genome of Coraliomargarita algicola, one region contains:
- a CDS encoding succinylglutamate desuccinylase/aspartoacylase family protein yields MLRSMARAQTFSIAGERVRPGESKDVRLEISETYTGDKICIPLRVMRAKKPGPTIFITAAIHGDEVNGTGIIHDFLFGETVALKCGTLVLAPVVNVFGFETHERYLPDRRDLNRSFPGSKKGSLAGRIANTLMTELVDKCDYGIDLHTAAAQRTNFPNIRADLTNPDARRLAEAFGCIMVVDGKGPLGSFRRESTRRGCPTIILEAGEPCKVEPSVLQIGTQGIRNVLSSLGMIDEPQVRPPFLAKVRKMQWVRATVGGILKFHVSPGDFVEADQAIATNYSIMGVEQNVLLSPNNGIILGMATMPAVKPGEPICNVATLTAQQLKRYRSKLQQAQADPHAQAQSDLATSVDVVEA; encoded by the coding sequence GTGCTTCGTAGTATGGCGCGTGCGCAGACATTTTCGATCGCGGGTGAACGCGTGCGTCCGGGGGAGTCCAAGGATGTGCGGCTTGAAATTTCGGAGACCTACACAGGAGATAAAATTTGTATCCCTTTACGCGTGATGCGGGCGAAGAAGCCCGGGCCGACTATTTTTATTACCGCTGCCATTCATGGCGATGAGGTCAATGGCACTGGTATCATTCACGATTTTCTTTTTGGCGAGACTGTCGCTTTAAAGTGCGGCACTTTGGTGCTGGCCCCGGTGGTGAATGTTTTCGGTTTCGAAACACACGAGCGCTATTTGCCCGACCGCCGGGATCTGAATCGTTCCTTCCCCGGTTCCAAGAAAGGGAGTCTGGCGGGGCGCATTGCAAACACCTTGATGACGGAGCTGGTGGATAAATGCGATTATGGTATCGACTTACACACCGCCGCAGCTCAACGCACGAATTTTCCCAACATACGAGCCGATTTGACAAATCCCGATGCGCGGCGCTTGGCGGAGGCCTTCGGCTGCATTATGGTGGTCGATGGCAAGGGGCCGCTTGGTTCTTTTCGCCGGGAATCGACGCGACGGGGCTGCCCTACAATCATTCTCGAAGCCGGCGAGCCCTGTAAGGTGGAGCCGAGTGTGTTGCAGATCGGCACTCAGGGCATTCGTAATGTATTATCCAGCCTCGGTATGATCGATGAGCCACAGGTCCGGCCTCCATTTTTGGCCAAGGTGCGTAAAATGCAGTGGGTGCGGGCAACTGTTGGTGGTATTTTGAAGTTTCACGTAAGCCCCGGTGATTTTGTGGAAGCGGATCAAGCGATTGCGACGAACTATAGTATTATGGGGGTGGAGCAAAACGTGCTGCTCTCGCCCAATAATGGCATTATTTTAGGCATGGCCACTATGCCCGCCGTAAAGCCTGGGGAGCCCATTTGTAATGTGGCGACTTTGACCGCACAGCAATTAAAACGTTACCGCAGCAAGTTGCAGCAAGCCCAAGCAGATCCGCATGCCCAAGCACAATCCGACCTCGCAACCAGTGTGGATGTAGTGGAGGCGTAG
- a CDS encoding heavy metal translocating P-type ATPase, with protein MPDSIQSTSAKSAIVCRVEGECDDLDLKLSRAWLRIAIAGVFAGQGMVFSLALNMTPPAYASLPYWILHGGLIFSSIVVMAFLGGPLFASTWGMLRGRRLSIEGLFTVSLLGAFVGSLVGSVTGQGSVYYEVVAIVIAIYTFGRMLGERSQSQMKLESARLRERFDRAFVWQEGGEWLSQAVSEVPVGARVRVDPGAAFTLDGVICSGVGYVQETALTGEPLPVVRRMGDRVRAGTWAVDSRFEMKVERAAGSRELDEILHAVEAADGRPSDLQTQANQLIRVFLPVVVGVSFSTAIFWCFMGTWVDAVLNSMAVLLVACPCALGLATPVAISQGLFRLAQMGLVSREGAFIDALARTRRIFFDKTGTLSESSLRVTELWVEPDLPVDRSNLLAAVLEAESSVVHPVARAVVQYLQANAGDAAGAASLRGKDVAGGASLRGGDAAGAASLRGGDAAGAASLRGKGTAGGALTDLHLLNGQGLEFRLSLGTALHVVQVGEASLVASDGALQAVAAQLHAQQGKRVYVLVDGRIVACFVLQERLRAGVDDVWRRLDAMRIEAEILTGDPFPELSVPENVQIESGLSSADKVRRVDASREALDAPLFVGDGINDAVAMTRASGSIAMHSGTGLARSVAMAQLTADRVEVIPHAIGMARDIHRRLRGNLIYAIAYNIVGMLLASAGLLHPVAAALIMLVSSFLVTARALSKYSGA; from the coding sequence ATGCCAGATAGCATTCAGTCCACTTCAGCGAAATCTGCGATCGTTTGTCGTGTCGAGGGGGAGTGCGATGATTTGGATTTGAAGCTGTCGCGGGCCTGGTTGCGGATCGCGATTGCAGGTGTGTTTGCGGGGCAGGGGATGGTATTTTCCCTGGCGCTTAATATGACGCCGCCTGCGTATGCTTCGCTGCCGTATTGGATCTTACACGGGGGGCTGATCTTCTCGTCGATCGTGGTGATGGCATTTTTAGGGGGCCCGCTATTTGCCTCGACTTGGGGTATGCTGCGGGGACGGCGGCTCTCGATCGAGGGGCTCTTTACGGTGAGTTTGCTCGGGGCGTTTGTGGGTTCTTTGGTGGGCTCAGTGACTGGGCAGGGCTCTGTGTATTATGAGGTGGTGGCAATCGTCATCGCAATTTACACCTTCGGTCGCATGCTGGGCGAGCGTTCGCAGTCGCAGATGAAGCTCGAAAGTGCCCGTTTGCGGGAGCGCTTTGATCGTGCGTTTGTTTGGCAAGAGGGCGGCGAGTGGCTGTCGCAGGCGGTCTCCGAGGTGCCGGTGGGGGCGCGTGTGCGTGTCGATCCCGGAGCGGCGTTTACCCTCGATGGGGTGATTTGCAGCGGTGTGGGCTATGTGCAGGAAACCGCCCTGACGGGGGAGCCTTTGCCAGTGGTGCGGCGTATGGGCGATCGTGTGCGCGCAGGTACTTGGGCGGTGGATAGTCGTTTCGAAATGAAAGTCGAGCGTGCCGCGGGCAGTCGTGAGCTCGACGAAATTTTACATGCAGTGGAAGCGGCAGATGGGCGACCTTCTGATTTACAGACTCAAGCGAATCAATTGATTCGGGTGTTTTTACCGGTGGTGGTCGGGGTGAGCTTTTCGACGGCGATCTTTTGGTGCTTTATGGGCACTTGGGTGGATGCTGTGCTGAATAGTATGGCCGTGCTGTTGGTGGCGTGTCCGTGTGCATTAGGGCTGGCCACGCCGGTGGCGATTTCGCAGGGACTGTTTCGTTTGGCGCAAATGGGCCTGGTCAGTCGGGAGGGCGCCTTTATCGATGCGCTGGCGCGCACGCGTCGGATCTTTTTTGATAAGACCGGCACCTTGAGTGAATCCAGCTTGCGAGTGACAGAGCTGTGGGTGGAGCCTGACTTGCCTGTGGATCGATCGAACTTGTTGGCGGCTGTTTTGGAGGCGGAGTCGAGTGTCGTGCATCCCGTGGCGCGGGCCGTGGTGCAGTATTTGCAGGCGAATGCGGGAGACGCCGCTGGCGCGGCATCGCTACGGGGAAAGGACGTCGCTGGCGGGGCATCGCTACGGGGAGGAGACGCCGCTGGCGCGGCATCGCTACGGGGAGGCGACGCCGCTGGCGCGGCGTCGCTACGGGGAAAGGGCACCGCTGGCGGGGCTTTGACAGATTTGCACTTGTTGAATGGGCAGGGGCTGGAGTTTCGCCTGTCTTTGGGGACTGCATTGCATGTCGTTCAAGTGGGGGAGGCCAGCCTGGTTGCCTCTGATGGAGCGCTGCAAGCTGTGGCGGCACAGTTGCATGCGCAGCAGGGCAAGCGCGTGTATGTCTTGGTCGATGGCCGGATTGTGGCGTGTTTTGTCTTGCAGGAGCGTTTGCGTGCGGGGGTTGACGATGTCTGGCGGCGCTTGGATGCGATGCGGATCGAGGCAGAGATATTGACGGGCGATCCCTTTCCCGAGTTGAGTGTGCCTGAGAATGTGCAGATTGAGTCAGGCTTGAGCTCGGCGGATAAAGTGCGTCGTGTGGATGCCTCCAGAGAGGCGCTGGATGCGCCTCTTTTTGTCGGCGATGGTATCAATGATGCCGTTGCGATGACACGGGCGAGCGGTTCGATTGCGATGCATTCCGGCACAGGTCTGGCGAGATCGGTTGCGATGGCACAATTGACGGCAGATCGAGTTGAAGTCATTCCACATGCGATTGGCATGGCGCGTGACATACACCGGCGCTTGCGGGGGAATCTAATCTACGCGATCGCTTATAATATTGTGGGGATGCTGCTGGCGTCTGCGGGGCTTTTGCATCCGGTAGCGGCTGCGTTGATTATGCTGGTTTCCAGTTTTTTGGTCACGGCCCGTGCGCTGAGCAAGTATTCGGGGGCTTGA
- a CDS encoding cytochrome c3 family protein, translating to MANVFPKWVNTIPIKVIVAVILTVTAVTLGVTYYATPKYTRVGYAPVQPVAFSHALHAGQLDIDCRYCHTFVDRSEHSNVPGTNVCMTCHSMVRKDDPMLAPVKASYESGEPIPWVRVHKTPDYVYFNHSVHVNRGVSCVECHGRIDEMDVVQHEQSFSMSFCLDCHRNPEEYIRPTEEVYNLDWERPDTEDFKKEAVGFVHDWKVNPPQSCSGCHR from the coding sequence ATGGCGAATGTATTTCCTAAGTGGGTCAACACGATCCCGATTAAAGTAATTGTGGCAGTTATCCTGACCGTGACAGCGGTTACCTTGGGGGTGACGTATTATGCCACGCCTAAATACACGCGTGTGGGCTATGCTCCGGTGCAGCCGGTGGCGTTTAGTCATGCGCTCCATGCTGGGCAGTTGGACATTGATTGCCGCTATTGCCACACCTTTGTGGATCGTTCCGAGCATTCCAATGTGCCGGGCACCAATGTATGTATGACCTGCCACAGTATGGTGCGTAAAGACGATCCGATGTTGGCGCCGGTCAAGGCCAGCTACGAATCGGGCGAGCCGATCCCTTGGGTGCGTGTGCACAAGACACCGGACTATGTTTACTTTAATCACTCGGTGCACGTAAATCGCGGCGTAAGCTGTGTGGAGTGTCACGGTCGTATCGACGAGATGGATGTCGTGCAGCACGAGCAGTCATTTAGCATGTCCTTCTGCTTGGACTGTCACCGTAATCCGGAAGAATATATCCGTCCCACTGAAGAGGTCTATAACTTGGATTGGGAGCGTCCTGATACTGAAGACTTTAAAAAGGAAGCTGTTGGCTTTGTTCACGACTGGAAGGTCAATCCACCGCAAAGCTGTTCTGGCTGCCACCGTTAA
- a CDS encoding TAT-variant-translocated molybdopterin oxidoreductase, whose amino-acid sequence MNNSEFSGPRYWKSLDDLAETPAFSEWVEREFPAGASEMEGVNRRQFMKVMAASFGLAGLGMAGCRRPEQTILPYSKQPENVIPGVPVYYTSSQPGARDNVPVIVETHTGRPTKIEGNPSYKPYGGATSVYTQASILDLYDPDRATKSSVSETAVRDRLAAINKAHAADDGQGLVFLAEPSTSPSRAALVAQIKKTFPKATWTEYTAIDQSTSEQAAKAVFGQTLRSIPEFSKAKRVLSLDADFLLNADASIGLARDFVKTRKVQDSKDASKMSRLYAVESSLTSTGSMADHRLRLSSSQMGAFIAQVALAMGVSLPASAKQAAASLHVDAKWVEECASDLAANQGHAIVVAGEHLPQSVHAIVIAINEKLSAPVKYLSVPDAAAGIADAVARLNQGDVETLVILGGNPVFSAPVDLDWAAAQAKAAESIYFGIEKNETAKAASLVIAASHYLESWGDGRTFDGTLVPVQPMIEPLFPTFSELELLARLAGASTTDAYAIVQATFKAQGGRDFNKFLSDGVLDGSAFKSVKTGAADLSAAVLAAEIEAPELSASKLDVRFAASSHAGDGRYANNGWMMECPDPMTKLTWDNAILISPRLAKELEEQQGIQIFPSKKPMNKDSEFFEGAKGMLQTNKAEFKRGKEQAVVAELTLNGRTVKGPIHVVPGMANYTVVLPLGLGREVVGRVGAGVGFNAYAVRSSDALGVATGAALQLTSEVSPLANTQEHWSMEGRAIVREGNVDYYKKNPEFANKMGVESHAPANYGKDAGKSLQEKSVGQFRGNSAYKHPSFADPAPNVKVWQGEEARKEYPDIQQWGMAIDLNSCTGCTACVVACQSENNVPIVGKDQVLRGREMHWMRIDRYFSAEKYDQTEVPEDVQVSFMSVMCQHCENAPCEQVCPVNATVHDTQGLNTMAYNRCVGTRYCANNCPYKVRRFNFFDWNKRQIGEVYKGPLGPVDEPELHKMQKNPNVTVRMRGVMEKCTYCTQRIESAKIEQKRLAGATGNIKIADGTIKTACQQVCPTDAITFGDVSDANSEVSKIKASDRNYSVLGYLNARPRTTYLARLRNPNPKMPDAYKKPYAYAQYDERYGHGSGGDHGAGHGDAHGAHDAHATPGHDAHGADDHSSHQHEAAPAAH is encoded by the coding sequence ATGAATAACTCTGAATTTTCAGGTCCTCGCTATTGGAAGAGCCTCGACGATCTTGCTGAAACACCCGCCTTTTCGGAATGGGTGGAGCGCGAGTTTCCCGCAGGTGCCTCCGAGATGGAAGGTGTCAATCGCCGTCAATTTATGAAGGTTATGGCCGCATCGTTTGGCCTTGCCGGTCTGGGGATGGCAGGTTGCCGTCGTCCCGAGCAAACAATCCTTCCGTATTCCAAGCAGCCGGAGAATGTGATTCCTGGTGTGCCGGTCTATTACACTTCCTCGCAGCCCGGTGCACGTGATAATGTGCCTGTGATCGTTGAGACGCATACGGGGCGTCCTACTAAGATTGAAGGTAATCCCAGCTACAAGCCATACGGCGGCGCTACTTCGGTTTACACTCAGGCGAGCATTTTGGATCTCTATGATCCGGATCGTGCGACCAAGAGCAGTGTCAGCGAAACTGCGGTACGTGATCGCCTCGCTGCCATCAACAAGGCGCATGCTGCCGACGACGGCCAAGGTCTGGTCTTCTTGGCTGAGCCGAGCACTTCGCCGAGTCGTGCCGCACTGGTCGCGCAGATTAAGAAAACTTTCCCTAAGGCGACTTGGACTGAATACACGGCCATCGATCAGAGCACTTCGGAGCAAGCTGCCAAGGCAGTCTTCGGACAAACGCTGCGTTCGATCCCAGAGTTTAGCAAGGCCAAGCGTGTGCTGTCGCTGGATGCCGATTTCCTTTTGAATGCCGATGCATCGATCGGTCTGGCTCGTGACTTCGTCAAGACCCGCAAGGTGCAGGACTCGAAGGATGCGAGCAAGATGAGCCGCCTGTATGCGGTCGAAAGTTCTTTGACTTCGACTGGCTCGATGGCGGATCACCGTTTGCGTCTAAGCAGCAGTCAAATGGGCGCCTTCATCGCGCAAGTCGCCCTCGCTATGGGCGTCAGTCTTCCAGCGAGTGCCAAGCAGGCTGCGGCATCACTCCACGTCGATGCGAAGTGGGTCGAGGAGTGCGCTTCCGATTTGGCTGCCAATCAGGGCCATGCGATCGTTGTGGCAGGTGAGCACCTGCCCCAGTCGGTGCATGCGATCGTGATTGCGATCAATGAAAAGTTGTCTGCACCTGTCAAATACCTGTCTGTGCCCGATGCCGCAGCGGGCATTGCCGATGCTGTCGCGCGCTTGAATCAGGGCGATGTTGAGACCTTGGTGATTCTTGGTGGCAACCCTGTTTTCAGTGCACCGGTCGATCTCGATTGGGCCGCAGCGCAAGCGAAGGCGGCCGAAAGCATTTACTTCGGTATCGAAAAGAACGAAACGGCGAAGGCCGCTAGTTTGGTGATCGCCGCATCTCACTACCTCGAATCCTGGGGGGATGGCCGCACATTTGATGGTACCTTGGTGCCTGTGCAGCCGATGATCGAGCCGCTATTCCCGACCTTTAGTGAGTTGGAGCTGTTGGCGCGTCTAGCCGGTGCGTCTACGACGGATGCGTATGCCATCGTGCAAGCCACATTCAAGGCTCAAGGTGGTCGTGACTTTAACAAATTCCTCAGCGATGGTGTGCTCGACGGGTCTGCATTCAAGTCTGTTAAGACAGGCGCTGCGGATCTTAGCGCAGCCGTGCTTGCTGCGGAAATCGAAGCGCCTGAACTCAGCGCCTCCAAGTTGGACGTGCGCTTTGCGGCGAGTTCGCATGCCGGGGACGGCCGTTACGCCAACAATGGTTGGATGATGGAGTGCCCGGACCCAATGACCAAGCTGACCTGGGACAATGCGATCCTGATCAGCCCACGTCTTGCTAAAGAGTTGGAAGAGCAGCAAGGCATCCAAATTTTCCCTAGCAAGAAGCCCATGAATAAGGACAGTGAGTTCTTCGAGGGCGCGAAGGGGATGCTGCAAACCAATAAGGCAGAGTTCAAACGCGGCAAAGAACAAGCGGTTGTCGCCGAGCTCACTCTGAATGGCCGCACCGTTAAGGGCCCCATTCACGTCGTGCCTGGTATGGCGAATTACACAGTCGTGTTGCCACTCGGCTTAGGTCGTGAAGTGGTCGGTCGCGTGGGTGCTGGCGTTGGTTTTAATGCCTATGCAGTGCGCTCTTCGGATGCACTGGGTGTCGCCACCGGAGCTGCCTTGCAACTGACTTCCGAAGTCAGCCCACTGGCTAATACACAGGAGCACTGGTCGATGGAAGGCCGCGCGATCGTTCGCGAGGGTAATGTCGATTACTATAAGAAGAACCCTGAATTTGCCAACAAGATGGGCGTCGAGTCACATGCACCTGCCAATTACGGTAAGGATGCGGGCAAGTCGCTGCAAGAAAAGTCCGTTGGTCAGTTCCGTGGTAACTCAGCCTACAAGCACCCCAGCTTTGCTGATCCTGCGCCCAATGTTAAAGTTTGGCAGGGCGAAGAGGCACGCAAAGAATATCCCGATATTCAACAGTGGGGGATGGCGATTGATTTGAACAGTTGCACCGGGTGCACCGCTTGTGTGGTCGCCTGCCAAAGTGAAAACAACGTTCCTATCGTCGGTAAAGACCAAGTCCTGCGTGGTCGCGAAATGCACTGGATGCGTATCGATCGTTATTTCTCGGCTGAAAAATACGACCAGACGGAAGTTCCCGAGGATGTGCAGGTCTCTTTCATGAGCGTCATGTGCCAGCACTGTGAAAATGCACCTTGCGAGCAGGTTTGCCCTGTGAATGCGACGGTTCACGACACTCAAGGCCTCAACACCATGGCTTACAATCGTTGCGTTGGCACTCGTTACTGCGCGAATAATTGCCCCTATAAGGTGCGTCGCTTCAACTTCTTTGATTGGAATAAGCGTCAGATCGGCGAAGTCTATAAGGGCCCACTCGGTCCGGTCGACGAGCCAGAACTGCATAAGATGCAAAAGAATCCAAATGTCACTGTGCGTATGCGTGGTGTGATGGAGAAATGCACTTACTGCACACAGCGTATCGAGTCCGCCAAGATCGAGCAAAAGCGTCTTGCGGGTGCCACGGGTAATATCAAGATTGCCGACGGCACAATCAAGACGGCTTGCCAACAAGTTTGCCCGACCGATGCGATCACTTTTGGTGACGTTTCGGATGCTAACTCTGAGGTGTCGAAAATCAAGGCGAGTGATCGTAATTACTCTGTCTTGGGCTACCTCAATGCACGCCCACGCACCACTTACTTGGCACGTTTGCGCAATCCAAATCCAAAGATGCCCGATGCATACAAGAAGCCATATGCCTATGCTCAATACGATGAGCGTTACGGCCACGGCAGCGGGGGCGACCATGGAGCCGGACACGGCGATGCCCACGGCGCGCACGATGCACACGCGACTCCCGGCCACGATGCACATGGTGCCGACGATCACTCCTCTCATCAACATGAAGCCGCACCTGCCGCTCACTAA
- the nrfD gene encoding NrfD/PsrC family molybdoenzyme membrane anchor subunit, translated as MATTTQDSSMDATQAALLAKVQPAELQEQPLVTNNRDFNWVTDKICRIVETKTPTWWWICMAVALMTASFTGLGLLWLVSSGVGVWGLANPINWGWAIVNFVFWIGIGHAGTLISAVLCLLKQGWRTSINRAAEAMTIFAVVCAGIFPLFHVGRVWFGWWLFPIPNSNGIWPQFRSPLEWDVFAVSTYGTVSVLFWYMGMIPDLSVLRDRAVQRLKKNAYEGAGALAKGMDIFRKNFYAIFAMGWRNAGNHWRNYEMAYLILAGISTPLVLSVHTIVSFDFALAVLPGWHTTIFPPYFVAGAIFSGFGMVLTLMLPLRALYGMHDLITQRHIDNMCKICLGTGSIVGYAYIMEFFIAWYGANPYESFAFINRAFGQYWWAYVMMFSCNVFTPQLFWFKKVRENWALVWVMSIFINVGMWFERFVITVTSLANDFLPSSWGYYSPTMVDILTFFGTFGLFSVLFLLFLRFLPLMPIAEVKFVMPAADPHGHHGDAKGDHH; from the coding sequence ATGGCTACGACTACTCAAGATAGTTCAATGGATGCTACACAGGCCGCTTTGTTGGCCAAAGTGCAGCCCGCTGAGCTCCAAGAACAGCCCCTCGTTACGAACAACCGTGACTTCAACTGGGTAACTGACAAGATTTGCCGCATCGTCGAGACAAAGACCCCCACATGGTGGTGGATTTGTATGGCGGTTGCGCTCATGACAGCGTCCTTCACAGGCCTCGGCTTGCTCTGGCTCGTCAGCTCCGGTGTCGGGGTCTGGGGCTTGGCCAATCCGATCAACTGGGGCTGGGCGATTGTTAACTTCGTTTTCTGGATCGGTATCGGCCACGCCGGCACACTGATCTCCGCGGTGCTTTGTTTGTTGAAACAAGGCTGGCGGACCTCGATTAATCGAGCGGCGGAAGCGATGACCATTTTCGCGGTGGTCTGTGCGGGTATTTTTCCGCTCTTCCACGTCGGTCGTGTATGGTTCGGCTGGTGGCTCTTCCCGATTCCTAATTCCAATGGTATCTGGCCTCAGTTCCGTTCGCCACTGGAGTGGGACGTGTTTGCGGTCTCCACCTACGGCACCGTCTCTGTGCTCTTCTGGTATATGGGAATGATTCCTGACCTGAGCGTGCTGCGTGACCGTGCGGTGCAACGCCTCAAAAAGAACGCCTACGAAGGTGCGGGGGCATTGGCCAAGGGCATGGATATTTTCCGTAAAAACTTCTATGCGATCTTCGCCATGGGCTGGCGCAATGCGGGTAATCACTGGCGCAACTATGAAATGGCCTACCTGATTCTGGCCGGTATCTCCACGCCACTGGTTCTTTCCGTGCACACGATCGTTTCGTTCGACTTTGCCTTGGCGGTCTTGCCTGGTTGGCACACGACCATCTTCCCACCATATTTCGTGGCAGGTGCGATTTTCTCCGGTTTCGGTATGGTGCTGACGCTGATGCTCCCATTGCGTGCACTTTATGGCATGCACGATCTGATCACACAGCGTCACATCGACAATATGTGTAAGATCTGCTTGGGCACTGGCTCGATCGTCGGTTACGCTTATATCATGGAGTTCTTCATCGCTTGGTATGGCGCCAACCCATATGAAAGCTTCGCCTTCATCAATCGTGCCTTTGGTCAATACTGGTGGGCTTATGTGATGATGTTTAGCTGCAACGTATTCACGCCACAGTTGTTCTGGTTTAAGAAAGTTCGCGAGAACTGGGCTTTGGTTTGGGTCATGTCGATCTTCATTAACGTGGGGATGTGGTTCGAGCGTTTCGTGATCACCGTCACATCGCTGGCCAATGACTTCCTGCCTTCCAGCTGGGGTTACTACTCGCCAACAATGGTCGATATCCTGACATTCTTTGGCACCTTCGGCCTCTTCAGCGTCCTTTTCCTTCTTTTCCTACGCTTCCTCCCACTCATGCCGATTGCGGAAGTTAAATTCGTAATGCCAGCCGCCGACCCACATGGTCACCACGGTGACGCGAAAGGAGACCATCACTAA
- a CDS encoding DUF3341 domain-containing protein, whose amino-acid sequence MSESYGIIASFPDTPAFFHAAEKVRDAGYKKWDTYSSFPVHGMPAAQGQPRSKVPVFTFCGGVSGFTLGMTIVWFMNAFNYPLIVGGQPFFSPVFPFPIMYELTILLSAFGTLGGMFITNLLPQHYNPLFNSDKFLEVSGDRLVIAIEARDGQYDPVATRRFLEEIGGTDIEEVSA is encoded by the coding sequence ATGTCTGAATCATACGGAATCATCGCGAGCTTTCCCGATACACCAGCTTTCTTCCACGCGGCAGAAAAGGTGCGGGATGCCGGTTACAAAAAGTGGGACACGTATTCATCGTTCCCTGTTCACGGTATGCCTGCTGCACAAGGCCAGCCACGCTCTAAAGTGCCTGTCTTCACCTTTTGTGGTGGCGTCAGTGGTTTCACTTTGGGCATGACGATTGTGTGGTTTATGAATGCATTTAACTATCCACTCATCGTGGGGGGGCAGCCATTCTTCAGTCCCGTCTTCCCGTTCCCGATTATGTATGAGCTGACTATTCTGCTCTCTGCATTCGGCACTCTGGGCGGCATGTTTATCACCAATTTGCTCCCGCAGCACTACAACCCACTCTTTAACAGTGACAAGTTTCTGGAAGTCTCCGGAGACCGTCTCGTCATCGCGATCGAAGCTCGCGATGGTCAATACGATCCTGTCGCCACACGCCGATTTCTCGAAGAGATTGGTGGAACCGACATTGAGGAGGTCTCAGCCTAG
- a CDS encoding c-type cytochrome, whose amino-acid sequence MRIFLTIYVFAIIAAVSILGFRGSISTKPPLEVFPDMDRQARYKPQAENEFFADGRNDRSVPAGTVARGNYFNQVEVFSEDFEDTRLGDTAFNQGKNADGSLVKKIPVEVSYELIQQGKEKYDIFCSACHGAAGDGNGVTKPYGVLAASYHDARLRSVEDGHIFDVITNGKGLMLPFNDRISPEERWAIVLYVRALQLSQNANVEELTSVQRTELGF is encoded by the coding sequence ATGCGTATCTTCTTAACCATTTATGTTTTTGCGATCATCGCAGCGGTATCGATTCTCGGTTTTCGCGGCTCGATCAGCACCAAGCCGCCACTGGAGGTCTTTCCTGATATGGATCGCCAGGCGCGTTATAAGCCACAGGCAGAAAATGAATTTTTCGCCGATGGCCGCAACGATCGCTCTGTGCCCGCAGGCACAGTCGCTCGTGGTAATTACTTCAACCAAGTCGAAGTGTTCTCCGAAGACTTCGAAGACACTCGCCTCGGTGATACTGCCTTCAACCAAGGTAAGAATGCCGATGGTTCGCTTGTTAAAAAGATCCCCGTCGAAGTTAGCTACGAGCTGATCCAGCAGGGTAAAGAAAAGTATGACATCTTTTGTTCCGCATGTCACGGCGCTGCCGGTGATGGTAATGGAGTGACCAAGCCATACGGAGTGCTCGCAGCCAGCTATCATGATGCTCGTCTGCGCTCCGTCGAGGATGGTCACATTTTCGATGTCATCACTAATGGTAAAGGGCTGATGCTCCCTTTCAATGATCGTATTTCACCAGAAGAACGTTGGGCCATTGTCCTTTATGTTCGCGCTCTACAACTTTCGCAAAACGCGAATGTCGAAGAGCTGACCTCCGTACAACGCACAGAGTTGGGATTTTAA